One Gigantopelta aegis isolate Gae_Host chromosome 1, Gae_host_genome, whole genome shotgun sequence genomic region harbors:
- the LOC121369660 gene encoding uncharacterized protein LOC121369660, which translates to MKNCLLISNETEDHLVTLYIYSKYDPICWLSHSSIIIRPGQREYYETDDTFRYEVATRRRTSKKAGTLIPVQKYTGDKHIIVKKSDDGESCQTVEEHLDADNRDKRICIRRRNFAQQSSFRGGRDLYEILQLDMKKVRKQSTEEQNRMIKQARDRQIRRWHPDHNPENANENIAKEINFAFAILHDPESRARYNNAIDYDSGWLSKSRWRAIFWPHCETKEQKCLYRQRMLQMVISSGLFFGGLILSLATGGLATPVVVTCDLLGGALAGAGLQSGSRMLGRDCIENGCDWKTYVTRALIGGVAGAAASGAGVAIAGRLASTAAVSTAAKGACVGAVSGAVGGAVYGLANEMERINADKEEWTVTQVLGHTVAGALIGGTFGAVAGAVAGKLATETDALEMAAVKTGAKRLRMKMAKAVRTNVTNNVTMSVRNSVSGFIEERTDDTRENRPLVTHLKNGFIDVVLSVTTAAATSVAGSLVSHAMYELKVKIKVKEYLQKLGVTKKVATETDASEMAAVNTGAKRLGMKIVEALKTNVTDNVIMSVRNSVSGFIIERIYYTSENRLLETHLKDGFNDVVQSVTTAAATSVASSLVSHAVYELKVKINVKEDPQREGVTKIEATETDAPEMTAVNTSAKRLRMRMAEALITNITDNVTMSMRNSVSGFIEERTDDTRENRPLKTHLKDGFIDVAQSATTAAATSVAGSLFSHAMYEQTVKTKVIENLQREEGITKKEATLKYESMTQNDQEAERRKAREHVHVETKTFPFLRSTDAKQRTISVSDSSYQEETNPLSPVKERILFISEGLWKSEMIIKYNTKRIAREKVLNHGESFYIPFRASDITIQFKVSDSLGVKCDLTKWDRFHDKWYSETHVLRYQTPQTRTFTIGGELYYEKILKITNELYDETNEL; encoded by the coding sequence ATGAAGAACTGCCTTTTGATTTCCAATGAGACAGAGGATCACTTGGTGACTCTCTACATCTATTCAAAATATGATCCAATCTGCTGGTTATCACACTCATCAATTATTATTCGTCCAGGTCAAAGAGAGTACTATGAAACTGATGACACATTTCGATATGAAGTAGCAACGAGAAGGAGGACCTCAAAGAAAGCGGGCACTTTAATTCCTGTACAGAAGTACACAGGAGATAAACATATAATTGTCAAGAAAAGTGATGATGGTGAAAGTTGCCAGACGGTTGAAGAACACCTTGATGCTGATAATCGGGATAAACGGATATGTATTCGGAGGCGAAATTTTGCTCAGCAATCAAGTTTTCGAGGTGGTCGGGATTTATATGAAATCCTCCAACTCGATATGAAAAAGGTTAGAAAACAAAGCACCGAAGAACAAAACCGAATGATCAAACAAGCACgcgatcggcagattcgacggtGGCACCCAGACCATAATCCGGAAAATGCTAACGAAAACATAGCAAAGGAAATCAACTTTGCCTTTGCCATACTGCATGACCCAGAAAGCCGGGCTAGATACAACAATGCTATAGATTATGACAGTGGTTGGTTGTCCAAATCCAGATGGCGTGCTATTTTCTGGCCACATTGCGAAACTAAAGAACAGAAATGTTTATACAGACAACGCATGCTGCAAATGGTCATATCAAGTGGACTGTTTTTCGGCGGTTTGATTTTATCGTTAGCTACAGGTGGATTAGCTACCCCTGTTGTGGTTACATGTGATTTGCTTGGCGGTGCATTAGCAGGGGCAGGGTTGCAAAGTGGGTCTCGCATGCTCGGACGAGATTGCATTGAGAATGGGTGTGACTGGAAGACGTACGTTACACGTGCATTAATCGGCGGTGTAGCAGGAGCAGCGGCCAGTGGCGCAGGAGTTGCCATAGCTGGACGACTTGCTTCCACTGCAGCAGTATCAACGGCCGCTAAAGGGGCTTGTGTTGGAGCAGTATCCGGGGCAGTTGGTGGTGCAGTCTATGGTCTGGCAAATGAGATGGAAAGAATCAACGCAGACAAAGAAGAATGGACAGTGACACAAGTTCTTGGCCATACGGTTGCAGGAGCACTTATTGGTGGAACATTCGGGGCGGTGGCTGGTGCTGTTGCTGGTAAACTTGCCACCGAAACAGATGCACTCGAGATGGCTGCTGTCAAAACCGGTGCCAAGCGATTACGAATGAAGATGGCTAAAGCAGTGAGAACAAACGTTACTAATAATGTAACCATGTCTGTTCGCAATTCCGTTTCGGGATTTATTGAAGAACGCACTGATGATACTCGAGAAAATCGACCACTTGTAACACATCTGAAGAATGGATTCATTGACGTCGTGCTGTCAGTGACGACGGCAGCTGCTACTTCTGTTGCAGGCTCGTTGGTCTCACATGCAATGTATGAACTGAAAGTTAAAATAAAGGTTAAAGAATACCTCCAGAAATTGGGAGTAACAAAGAAAGTGGCCACCGAGACAGATGCAAGCGAGATGGCTGCTGTCAACACCGGCGCCAAGCGATTAGGAATGAAGATTGTTGAAGCACTGAAAACAAACGTTACTGATAATGTAATCATGTCGGTTCGCAATTCCGTTTCGGGATTTATTATTGAACGTATATATTATACTTCAGAAAATCGACTACTTGAAACACATCTGAAGGATGGATTCAATGACGTCGTGCAGTCAGTGACGACGGCGGCTGCTACTTCTGTTGCAAGCTCGTTGGTCTCACATGCAGTGTATGAActgaaagttaaaataaatgttaaagaaGACCCCCAGAGAGAAGGAGTAACAAAGATAGAGGCCACCGAGACAGATGCACCCGAGATGACTGCTGTCAACACTAGCGCCAAGCGATTACGAATGAGGATGGCTGAAGCACTGATAACAAACATTACTGATAATGTAACGATGTCGATGCGCAATTCCGTTTCGGGATTTATTGAAGAACGCACTGATGATACTCGAGAAAATCGACCACTTAAAACACATCTGAAGGATGGATTCATTGACGTCGCGCAATCAGCGACGACGGCAGCTGCTACTTCTGTTGCAGGCTCGTTGTTCTCGCATGCAATGTATGAACAGACAGTTAAAACAAAGGTTATAGAAAACCTCCAGAGAGAAGAAGGAATAACGAAGAAAGAGGCCACATTAAAATACGAGTCGATGACCCAAAATGATCAGGAAGCAGAAAGGAGAAAAGCTAGAGAACATGTGCAtgtagaaacaaaaacatttccttttttacGATCGACAGATGCCAAGCAGAGAACAATTTCAGTATCTGACTCCAGCTATCAAGAAGAAACGAATCCTCTATCGCCTGTAAAAGAAAGAATACTGTTTATTTCAGAGGGTCTGTGGAAATCTGAAATGATCATCAAATACAACACAAAGAGAATAGCACGTGAGAAAGTACTAAACCATGGCGAATCGTTTTACATACCTTTTCGTGCAAGTGACATAACGATTCAGTTTAAGGTCTCCGATTCACTGGGCGTGAAATGTGATTTAACGAAATGGGATCGCTTTCACGATAAATGGTACAGTGAGACACACGTGTTGCGTTATCAAACTCCGCAAACCCGAACGTTCACTATTGGTGGCGAATTGTACTATGAAAAAATCTTGAAGATTACAAACGAACTATATGATGAAACCAACGAATTGTGA